The DNA sequence ACGTGGTGGACGGCCTCGGGCATCATCGCGGTCACCGTGGCCGCCGCGTACGGAAGCCACGTCCGGCTCCAGCGCGAGCGCACCCTCTTCCAGGTGAGGCTCGTCGCCGACGCCGCGCAGCAGGTGGTGCTGAGCCCCATGCCGCGCCGCTTGGGCAACATCGAGATCGAGTCGCTGTACCTCGCGGCTGCGGCGGAGGCCCGCATCGGCGGGGATTTCTACGAGGTGGTCGACACGCCTTTCGGGATCAGACTGCTCATCGGTGACGTGCGCGGCAAGGGCCTGCCGGCCGTGGGAGCGGCCGCCGCGATCGTCAACGCCTTCCGGGAGGCCGCCTTCGGCGAGGCCGCCATGGTCGACGTCGCACGCAGACTGGACGCCAGCAGCACCCGTTACAACTCCGCCTTCCCCTCCGACGGGGCGGAGCGCTTCGCCACAGCCCTTCTCGTCCAGATCCCGCACGGGGGCGGACGGATCGACATCCTCAACTGCGGACACCCTCCGCCGATGCTCCTGAACCGCAGGAGACTTCGCGTCCTGGAGTCCGCCACTCCCTCACCGCTGATCAGCCTCGCGGAGCTGGTCGGCGATCACTACAACGTCGAGACCTACGATTTCGACCCTGGCGACCTGCTGCTCCTCTATACCGACGGGATCGCCGAGGCCCGCGCCCGAGACGGCGAGTTCTTCCCCCTGGCAGCCTGGATGCGCCGGCAGCCGCCGACACCGCCCCGCGAACTGCTCACCGCGCTTCACCGCGATCTCCTGCGCTACAGCAGGGGACGCCTCGACGACGACGTCGCCGCCCTCGCCGTACGTCTGTGCGAGCCCTGAGGGCGGCGCCGGCGAAGGCCATGCCCACCGGCCCCGCTCAGTGTTCCGGCAGCGGCTGCTCGGACCAGATGATCTTCCCGGTGCGCGTGTAACGGGTGCCCCATCGGCCGCTGATCTGAGCCACCAGGAAGAGCCCACGACCCCCTTCGTCCATGGTCGCGGCGTACCGCAGGTGGGGTGAGGTGCTGCTGCCGTCGGAGACTTCGCAGGTCAGCAGCCTGCCGTCGTTGAGCAGCCGTACACGGACCGGTGCGCCGCCGTGCCGGATGGCGTTCGTGACGAGCTCGCTCAGTACGAGTTCCGTGCCGAAGGCGAGCTCGGAGAGGCCCCATTCCTCGAGCTTCTCCACGGCGCGGGCCCGCACGCCCCCCACGGCGGTCGGCTCGAACGGCACCTCCCAGTCGGCGATGCGGTCCGCGGCCAGCGCGTGCGTCTGCGCGATGAGGACGGCCACGTCGTCCTTCGGGCGTACCGGCATCACCCCCTTCAGGACGGCCCGGCAGGTCTCGTGGGGCCCCGGACCCGCGTGGGAGAGTGCCGAGCGGAGCAGCTCGAGCCCCTCGTCGATGTCACGGCCCGGGGTCTCGATCAGGCCGTCGGTGTACAGCACCAGCTGCGAGCCCTCGCTCAGGTCCAGCTCCGCCGACTCGAAGGGGAATCCGCCGAGCCCCAACGGTGCGCCCGGGGGCAGGTCGGGCATCTGCGCCGATCCGTCGGGACGCACCACGAACGGTGGCACGTGCCCCGCGCGGGCCATCGTGCACCGCTGTGTCACCGCGTCGTACACGGCGTACAGGCAGGTCGCTCCGATCAATTCGCCGTCGGTGCCGACGCCCTCCCCGCTCTGGTCGATGTACTGGACGAGGTCGTCCAGGCGCGCCAGCAGCTCGTCGGGAGGAAGGTCCAGGGACGAGAAGTTGAGCACGGCCGTACGCAGCTGGCCCATGGTCGCCGCGGCGCGCAGTCCGTGGCCGACGACGTCACCCACGACCAGGGCGACCCGGCTGCCGGGAAGCGGGATCACGTCGAACCAGTCGCCGCCGACGCCGGAGTGGGCGGGCAGATAGTAGTGCGCCACCTCCACGGCGGTCTGCTCGGGCAGCTCGCGCGGCAGCAGGCTGTGCTGGAGCGTCACGGCCAGGGCGTGCTCACGGGTGTAGCGGCGGGCGTTGTCGATGGTGACGCCGGCCCGTGCCACGAGCTCTTCGGCGAGCGAGAGGTCCTCGTCATTGAAGGGTTCCGGTTTCCGCGAGCGCCAGAAGTTGGCCACGCCGAGCGTGACCCCGCGGGCCGTGAGGGGGGCGGTGATCAGGGAGTGGATCCCGAACTCGACGATCTTCCGGGTCCGCTGCGGGTCCTGGGCCTGCCAGCCGGGCGCGTCGGCGAGGTCGGGCACCACCTCGGCCCGGCCGCTGGTGAAGCCGCGGGCCTGCGGTGTGGACGGCAGGAAGTCGATCAGCCTGCCGCGCGGATAGAGGGGCGCATCGTCGCGGATGCCGCTCACCCCGGTCCGGCGCAGCTCCGCGTCCGGGGTGGGCTCGTCCCCGTGCAGCACGCTCTCGGCCAGGTCCACGGTCACGAAGTCCGCGAAGCGCGGCACGGCGACGTCGGCGAGTTCCTGGGCCGTCCGCTCCACGTCGAGGGTGGTGCCGATGCCGGTGCCGGCGTCGTACAGCAGCTTCAGCCGTCTGTGGGCCGCGTCGGCCCGTGCGCTGAGCACGCGCATTTCGGTGGAGTCCCGGATGGTGACGGCCGCTCCCTCGGGCCCGCCGCCGGGCCGGGTGGGCCTCTGGCTGATCACCAGCAGCCGGTCGCCGGCCTCGTGCACCTCGTCGGTGGCCTCCCGACGGGACAGCAGGAGTTCGGACACCTGCCGATCGAGGCCGGGCAGGTCCCGGATGAGGGCCCCTTCGGCATCGGGGGCGAGCCGCAGGAGCCGCTTCGCCTCGTCGTTCGCGAGCAGGAGCCGCCCCGCGCCGTCGGTGATCAGCACCCCCTCGCGTACGGCGTGCAGCACCGCGTCGTGGTGCTCGTACATCCGTGTCATCTCCAGCGGGCCGAGGCCGTGGGTCTGGCGCCGGAGGCGTCTGCTGATCAGTGCCGCGCCCCCGGTGGCCAGGGCGAGGCCGGCCGCGCTGACGCCGAGGATCACGGGGAGTTGCCGGTGGACCACTCCGGTGACGCTCTTCACGGTGAGGCCGGCCGAGACCAGTGCGACGACCCGGCCGTCGCCGTCGACCACCGGCACCACGGCCTGGATCTCGTTGCCCAGCGGACCGTCGACGCTCTCCGTGTAGACGCGGCCGGCGAGCGAGGGCGCGATCGTCCCCACGAACCGCTTGCCGATGCGGTCGGGCAGAGGGTGGGTGTAGCGGATCCCCTCGGTGTCCATCACCACGATGAAGTCCACCCCGGTGGCCTTGCGCGTCGACTCCGCGAGCGGCTGGAGGATCGCGGAGGGATCGGGGGAACGGAGGGCCTCTTGCAGCCCGAGCGAGCGGGCGAAGGTCTCGGCGACCGCCACGGACCGGCTGCGGGCCTCGCGGTCGATGTCGTGGCGCGACTGGAGCACCAGTGCCAGCACCGCACCTGCGGCGAGCAGCACCACGACCGCCACCTGCAGGACGAACACCTGCCGGGCGACGCTGCGCGGGCGATTGCCCTTCAGTGACCGCACCGACGTCCCCGGTACGGGTTACAAGGAGAGGTCACAAATCAGTTGTAGCATTCCCGGCCGCCCGTCGTTCGGCACCGGCGCATCACTGCGCGGGCCGAACCCGATCGCGGGAACGTCCGACGGCAGGTCCTGCACGTCCTCGACCCCGCTCCGGGCACCACCCGCGGCCGCCTCGACACACTCCGTGACCCCATGACGCCGGCTCCGCACCGGCCTACCGGGAGGGTGAGGGAGGCAGGCTGCCGTCCCCCGGACCGTCCGTCCTCGCGCCCACCCGGCCACCGGCCGCCAGCAGTGCCAGTACGGCGAGCACGGCGAGCAGGATGAGGGCCAGGAGCAGGACCGTGAGCACCGTGGGGTGGTTCCACAGGGCGAACACGAGGGCGAGGACCAGCAGCACTCCGGCGGTGAGCAGGCGCCGGTGGGCTTGCACCCACGTGCCGACGCGGCCGGTGTGCACTCCGTGGGCGGCGCTCCAGCCCGCTGCGGAGTCTGCCGCGCGCTCCGCCGTGCCCCGCACACCACGGGGCAGTCGGCCGGCACCGGACAGCCAGGCGCCGAGGGCCACCACGATCCCGAGGACCATCGCGGTGCGGAGGCTGACCCTCAGGAACCGCACGAGCGTGTCGAAGATCGCCACCGCGGCCGCGGGCGACTGGACCTGCTCCGGAAGGTGGTCGAGGTAGTAGCGGCGGGCGACGGCGAGGCCGATGGCGAGGATCAGGCAAGCGGCGGCCGCGCACAGCACGGTGGTGACCAGCGCCCGGCGCCGGCGCCGGGCGACCAGCACACCGATGGTGCCGAGGACCACGGTGAGCACGGGAAGCCAGTTGCCGAGGACGTCGAGGAGGTGGACGGCTCCTCTGATCTTCGCAAGCTTGTCGGACTGGAAGAGCACCATCTGCTTGTCGACCTCGGGGATCTTCTCGGCAGGTTCGAGCCCCGCCTTCACGAGGTCCTGCTTGAGGGTCTCCACGGCATCGCCGATGTCGAGCGTGACGGTGCCGCCCTCGACCTCCACCGGGCCCCGGCCCTCACCGGTCAGCGCCCGCACCACGGACGAGTGCGCGGCACGGTTGGCGGTGACGGACGTCGGCCACCTCGGAGATGCGGTGCACCGCGGCCGCTTCGATCGCCGGGTCGGAAGCGAGGCGGGCGACCGTGGCCACGTAGCGGTCGGTGTCCAGCACGATGTCGTGCACCCAGACCGTGAGGAGCGAGACCGGTACGAAGACGCACGTCATCGTGATCAGTACTGCCGAAACCGCGCTCGTCACGATCCGCCGGGCACGCCCTCCGCCCTTCCGGCCCAGTGCGGGTGACCCATCTGACGGTTCGGGCGGCACACCCATGGAGCTCCCTGGGGACAGAGACGAAAGAGGACCGGTTCTGGGCCATTGGACACGCCACACCGC is a window from the Streptomyces sp. NBC_01244 genome containing:
- a CDS encoding PP2C family protein-serine/threonine phosphatase, whose protein sequence is MAFSRLLPAAPALAAAMWPVLPTVLLGTVCLLLMIGLSLVFPDLGTWWTASGIIAVTVAAAYGSHVRLQRERTLFQVRLVADAAQQVVLSPMPRRLGNIEIESLYLAAAAEARIGGDFYEVVDTPFGIRLLIGDVRGKGLPAVGAAAAIVNAFREAAFGEAAMVDVARRLDASSTRYNSAFPSDGAERFATALLVQIPHGGGRIDILNCGHPPPMLLNRRRLRVLESATPSPLISLAELVGDHYNVETYDFDPGDLLLLYTDGIAEARARDGEFFPLAAWMRRQPPTPPRELLTALHRDLLRYSRGRLDDDVAALAVRLCEP
- a CDS encoding SpoIIE family protein phosphatase, which gives rise to MRSLKGNRPRSVARQVFVLQVAVVVLLAAGAVLALVLQSRHDIDREARSRSVAVAETFARSLGLQEALRSPDPSAILQPLAESTRKATGVDFIVVMDTEGIRYTHPLPDRIGKRFVGTIAPSLAGRVYTESVDGPLGNEIQAVVPVVDGDGRVVALVSAGLTVKSVTGVVHRQLPVILGVSAAGLALATGGAALISRRLRRQTHGLGPLEMTRMYEHHDAVLHAVREGVLITDGAGRLLLANDEAKRLLRLAPDAEGALIRDLPGLDRQVSELLLSRREATDEVHEAGDRLLVISQRPTRPGGGPEGAAVTIRDSTEMRVLSARADAAHRRLKLLYDAGTGIGTTLDVERTAQELADVAVPRFADFVTVDLAESVLHGDEPTPDAELRRTGVSGIRDDAPLYPRGRLIDFLPSTPQARGFTSGRAEVVPDLADAPGWQAQDPQRTRKIVEFGIHSLITAPLTARGVTLGVANFWRSRKPEPFNDEDLSLAEELVARAGVTIDNARRYTREHALAVTLQHSLLPRELPEQTAVEVAHYYLPAHSGVGGDWFDVIPLPGSRVALVVGDVVGHGLRAAATMGQLRTAVLNFSSLDLPPDELLARLDDLVQYIDQSGEGVGTDGELIGATCLYAVYDAVTQRCTMARAGHVPPFVVRPDGSAQMPDLPPGAPLGLGGFPFESAELDLSEGSQLVLYTDGLIETPGRDIDEGLELLRSALSHAGPGPHETCRAVLKGVMPVRPKDDVAVLIAQTHALAADRIADWEVPFEPTAVGGVRARAVEKLEEWGLSELAFGTELVLSELVTNAIRHGGAPVRVRLLNDGRLLTCEVSDGSSTSPHLRYAATMDEGGRGLFLVAQISGRWGTRYTRTGKIIWSEQPLPEH